A window of Candidatus Gastranaerophilales bacterium contains these coding sequences:
- a CDS encoding 3-isopropylmalate dehydratase large subunit codes for MGQTLVEKIISRHAGHDVKPGELCIAKIDVAAVQDGTGPLMVQEFKKLGKKELANPSRSILFIDHACPSPRKELSNSHMVLREFAKEYGAVLSEGGTGVCHQRLVEDYVNPAEILVGADSHTCTSGALGAFSTGMGSTDIAVAMGLGKTWLKVPATFKIKVEGNFQKNVYAKDLILHLIGTIGADGATYKALEFSGSTIENMTMADRFTLANMAVEAGAKCGLFATDEKTKAYLKERGREDKFVELKPDADAVYEKVIEIDASKIKPTVSCPHTVDNTKLAAELGDVKVQQVYIGTCTNGRIEDLRVAADILKGKKIADDLRLIVTPASRDVLKQALKEGLIDVFVDSGASVCAPGCGPCVGVHGGILGDGEVCLATQNRNFQGRMGNTNGFIYLASPATAACTALKGYIADPQLELA; via the coding sequence ATGGGACAAACTTTAGTTGAGAAGATTATATCTCGCCATGCAGGTCACGATGTTAAGCCTGGTGAGCTATGTATAGCAAAGATTGATGTTGCTGCGGTTCAAGACGGAACAGGCCCTTTGATGGTTCAAGAATTTAAAAAATTGGGTAAAAAAGAGCTTGCTAATCCAAGCCGTTCAATTTTGTTTATTGACCATGCTTGCCCGAGCCCCAGGAAAGAACTTTCAAATTCGCATATGGTTTTGAGAGAATTTGCTAAAGAATATGGTGCGGTTTTGTCTGAGGGCGGAACCGGTGTTTGCCACCAACGCTTAGTTGAAGATTATGTAAATCCTGCTGAAATATTAGTCGGAGCAGACTCTCACACTTGTACTTCAGGTGCATTGGGTGCTTTTTCTACAGGCATGGGGTCTACTGATATTGCAGTTGCTATGGGGCTTGGAAAAACTTGGTTAAAAGTGCCTGCAACATTCAAAATTAAAGTAGAGGGTAATTTTCAAAAAAATGTGTATGCAAAAGACTTGATTTTGCATCTTATCGGTACGATTGGTGCTGATGGTGCTACCTATAAGGCTTTAGAGTTCTCAGGTTCAACTATTGAAAACATGACAATGGCAGATAGATTTACTCTTGCAAATATGGCTGTTGAAGCAGGTGCAAAATGTGGACTATTCGCTACTGATGAAAAGACGAAAGCTTATTTAAAAGAACGTGGTAGAGAAGACAAATTTGTTGAGTTGAAGCCTGATGCAGACGCAGTTTATGAAAAAGTTATAGAAATTGATGCTTCAAAAATTAAACCCACAGTTTCATGCCCACATACAGTTGATAATACAAAATTAGCAGCTGAATTAGGTGACGTTAAAGTTCAACAAGTTTATATCGGAACTTGCACAAACGGCAGAATTGAAGATTTGAGGGTCGCTGCTGATATCTTAAAGGGTAAAAAAATTGCTGATGATTTAAGGCTAATCGTAACTCCAGCCTCAAGAGATGTTTTGAAACAGGCGTTAAAAGAAGGCTTAATTGATGTTTTTGTAGATTCAGGTGCTTCTGTTTGTGCCCCGGGTTGCGGACCTTGTGTTGGCGTACATGGAGGGATTTTGGGTGACGGTGAAGTTTGTTTGGCTACTCAAAACAGAAATTTCCAAGGAAGAATGGGTAATACAAACGGATTTATCTATCTTGCATCGCCTGCAACTGCTGCTTGTACAGCTTTAAAAGGTTATATTGCAGACCCTCAACTAGAATTAGCATAG
- a CDS encoding diguanylate cyclase, whose product MKKIISFLKKNKAIIFQWFLFAFMLLIVMVVFNKTSTKNFFLSMELKSFDLRQMIIAEHKKTNKDIVIVTVDDASYEYLLNHYGEWPVPRGVYADFVNYVEAQKPTVVAFDLLFLKSFRSSIESDRQLVKVFKKYDNLYTAMNFDDQPIEIRTPVELPAKLKSNVKIESPIFRPYVFQNCRSIMNDIMSVTSNIGQINTVKSDDGVNRLAPLIVGYPEYDRAALKSGEMKPIKTDLYPYMTLKVAQRYLKDKEGIDTDKLVVDKDNNLLMGNRKIPMFPDSQVVLNWYGESGLKANKTFTYVPFWKVLETMNGNTHNSLPKDYFKGKVVYFGTSVVSLSDIKVVPTEKYLPGVELHATLLNNIIDNSIIKAFSPTFNIAITMVVSVLVGLVVYFTASIFTSLLAAMAIILTYLVIATYGMYYFNIWLWVASPIGGSILAFILAYIVKYIVKSRDFEYTYKLATTDGLTELYNHRFFQEQMIMNIDYSKRSGQKFSLILIDIDFFKKFNDTYGHQAGDAVLKQVAQTLKKTVRSSDIVCRYGGEEMSIILRDTDKEEAKITAQKVCDAVANRMFKLGPNLERHVTISLGVSTYPENGITPTELIEFADKGLYSAKENGRNQVGCID is encoded by the coding sequence ATGAAAAAAATAATATCTTTTTTGAAAAAGAATAAAGCCATTATTTTTCAATGGTTTTTGTTTGCTTTTATGCTTTTAATTGTTATGGTTGTTTTCAATAAAACAAGCACAAAAAATTTCTTTTTGTCTATGGAATTAAAATCATTTGATTTAAGGCAAATGATTATCGCAGAACATAAAAAAACCAACAAAGATATAGTTATCGTGACAGTTGACGATGCAAGTTATGAGTATTTGCTAAATCATTATGGAGAATGGCCAGTCCCAAGAGGCGTTTATGCTGATTTCGTAAATTATGTCGAGGCTCAAAAACCTACTGTTGTGGCATTTGATTTGTTGTTTTTGAAATCTTTCAGAAGCTCAATAGAAAGTGACCGCCAGTTAGTAAAAGTGTTCAAAAAATATGACAATTTATACACGGCGATGAATTTTGATGACCAACCTATTGAAATAAGAACGCCTGTAGAACTTCCTGCTAAATTAAAATCAAATGTGAAAATAGAATCGCCAATTTTCCGGCCTTATGTTTTCCAAAATTGCCGCTCAATCATGAACGACATAATGTCCGTTACTTCCAATATCGGTCAGATTAATACTGTAAAATCAGATGACGGCGTAAATAGATTGGCTCCATTGATTGTCGGTTATCCTGAGTATGACAGGGCTGCTTTAAAATCAGGTGAAATGAAACCAATTAAAACAGATTTATATCCCTATATGACTTTGAAAGTTGCTCAAAGATATTTAAAAGACAAAGAAGGCATTGATACTGATAAATTGGTTGTTGATAAAGATAATAATCTCTTGATGGGCAATCGTAAAATACCAATGTTTCCTGATTCTCAAGTCGTTTTGAATTGGTATGGTGAAAGCGGGCTTAAGGCAAATAAAACTTTTACATATGTTCCTTTTTGGAAAGTGTTAGAAACAATGAACGGCAATACTCACAATTCTTTGCCTAAGGATTATTTCAAAGGAAAAGTCGTTTATTTCGGCACAAGCGTTGTTTCTTTGTCTGATATCAAAGTTGTCCCAACAGAAAAGTATCTTCCCGGTGTTGAGCTCCATGCTACATTGTTGAATAATATAATAGACAATTCTATAATCAAAGCATTTTCACCCACTTTTAATATTGCAATCACAATGGTTGTGTCTGTTTTGGTCGGGCTTGTTGTCTATTTTACAGCTTCAATATTTACCTCATTGCTCGCAGCAATGGCGATAATCCTTACATATTTAGTAATCGCAACTTACGGAATGTATTATTTTAACATTTGGCTATGGGTTGCATCTCCTATCGGAGGTTCTATATTGGCATTTATACTTGCTTATATCGTCAAGTATATAGTTAAATCAAGAGATTTTGAATATACATACAAGCTTGCAACCACTGATGGTTTGACAGAGCTTTACAATCATAGATTTTTCCAAGAACAAATGATTATGAATATTGATTATTCAAAACGTTCAGGACAAAAGTTTTCTTTGATTTTGATTGATATCGATTTCTTTAAAAAGTTTAATGATACTTATGGGCATCAAGCCGGTGATGCTGTTTTAAAACAAGTTGCCCAAACTTTGAAAAAAACAGTTAGAAGCTCTGATATAGTTTGCCGTTACGGCGGTGAGGAAATGTCAATAATTCTGCGTGATACGGATAAAGAAGAAGCAAAAATTACCGCTCAGAAAGTATGCGATGCTGTTGCTAACAGAATGTTTAAGCTTGGACCTAATTTAGAAAGACATGTTACGATTAGTTTAGGCGTTTCGACTTATCCGGAGAACGGTATTACCCCAACAGAGCTTATAGAATTTGCAGATAAAGGTTTATATTCTGCTAAAGAAAATGGTAGAAACCAAGTAGGTTGTATAGATTAG
- a CDS encoding 3-isopropylmalate dehydratase small subunit, which produces MTLEGKAWKFPDNISTDHIAPGRLFHLRSNLPELAKHVLEDADAEFASKMSKGDFVVAGNNFGLGSSREHAPQIIKIAGVSAVIAKSFARIFYRNAINIGLLLLEADTDKIDAGDELQVDIKSGVIKDLTKNIELSFTPLPDVMIKLLQDGGLIEHIKKNGDFKLV; this is translated from the coding sequence ATGACTTTAGAAGGAAAAGCATGGAAATTTCCTGACAATATATCAACTGACCATATTGCACCTGGACGCTTGTTCCACTTGCGTTCTAATCTTCCGGAACTGGCAAAACACGTTTTGGAAGATGCAGATGCTGAATTTGCTTCAAAAATGAGCAAAGGCGATTTCGTTGTTGCCGGCAATAATTTTGGGCTCGGTTCATCAAGAGAACACGCTCCTCAAATTATTAAAATTGCAGGTGTAAGTGCAGTTATTGCCAAATCTTTTGCCCGCATTTTCTACAGAAATGCCATAAATATCGGGTTGTTGCTTCTTGAAGCTGATACTGACAAAATTGATGCAGGCGATGAGCTCCAAGTGGACATAAAATCAGGCGTAATCAAAGATTTAACCAAAAATATTGAATTATCTTTTACTCCGCTTCCTGATGTTATGATAAAACTACTCCAAGATGGCGGTTTGATTGAACATATCAAAAAAAATGGTGATTTTAAATTAGTCTAA
- a CDS encoding sugar phosphate nucleotidyltransferase, with amino-acid sequence MTMRISAVQNINDNVKAIKNEQTQAPQPQTPQAPQKEVNLNQMPGANSYLMNFKGADISKYIGDKEIRIDDITKLDNNLHIGLTDMPEGKKHLNANGLNVRKRVGKETTQYTITNDTKQNLFIATVKNEAEIPQLTYKQGKFMPEVTVKHPSLGDTKLKMLAGSEIQTDDFSLVMPGKIYSPDGKTEQIVRNNGIAFKGNVAISTLNKEPRTQNAVDLYLGSDIPDKMTKGAYVDDVVANEPTLAIPAGGFGERLYNLTRDKENKPSYILPTANECRIIGTSLNMAASAGIIEGHGKDNITYLSQNGEIDGDNVKHVGKYKSDGGALAEGIEKDVISPDKDLIVLNADIFTNADITRAYHALKEYPEAALIIPYYPVDANRAKSFGLLGVETDDEGRAQIKAFVEKPKYTDKSPEPASFNSDEEYEAAMEEFVQAQTAKDPNGDKFLANPGMYLMSKEAVQVLRDSKEKAGLGANVMPKIVNLCNEGKLLTEDGKPMKVYTVPLQRADGQLAFWDDIGTAEAYLKVIKDVAHETKTKGTGTENKFYGVPEFILKDFDKNVDSKNSIVFQSDKARGDFENFKNELGVTIAKGNIFVAE; translated from the coding sequence ATGACTATGAGAATTTCAGCTGTACAAAACATTAATGACAATGTAAAAGCAATTAAAAACGAGCAAACACAAGCTCCTCAACCCCAAACTCCTCAAGCTCCACAAAAAGAAGTGAACTTGAACCAAATGCCTGGTGCAAATTCATATTTGATGAATTTTAAAGGTGCTGATATTTCAAAATATATCGGAGATAAAGAAATAAGAATTGACGACATTACAAAGTTAGATAACAATTTGCACATCGGATTGACTGACATGCCTGAAGGTAAAAAACACTTAAATGCAAACGGGCTAAATGTAAGAAAAAGAGTTGGCAAAGAAACAACTCAATATACAATCACAAACGACACAAAACAAAACTTGTTTATCGCAACAGTTAAAAACGAAGCAGAAATTCCTCAATTAACTTATAAACAAGGTAAATTCATGCCTGAAGTTACTGTTAAACATCCGTCTTTAGGCGACACAAAATTAAAGATGCTTGCAGGCAGTGAAATTCAAACAGACGATTTTAGCCTTGTAATGCCGGGAAAAATATATTCACCTGATGGAAAAACAGAACAAATCGTCCGCAACAACGGAATTGCATTTAAGGGAAATGTTGCAATTTCAACATTAAATAAAGAACCAAGAACTCAAAATGCAGTAGATTTATATTTGGGTTCTGATATCCCTGACAAAATGACTAAAGGAGCCTACGTTGATGATGTAGTAGCAAATGAACCTACTTTAGCAATCCCTGCCGGTGGCTTCGGTGAAAGATTATACAACCTTACAAGAGATAAAGAAAACAAACCCTCATACATCCTTCCAACAGCTAACGAATGCAGAATTATCGGAACATCATTGAACATGGCAGCTTCTGCAGGAATAATCGAAGGTCACGGCAAAGATAATATAACTTACTTGAGCCAAAACGGTGAAATCGACGGCGACAACGTTAAACACGTCGGAAAATATAAATCTGATGGCGGTGCTTTGGCTGAAGGAATTGAAAAAGATGTAATTTCTCCTGATAAAGATTTAATCGTACTAAACGCTGATATCTTCACAAACGCAGATATTACAAGAGCTTACCACGCATTAAAAGAATATCCGGAAGCAGCTCTAATTATTCCATATTACCCTGTTGACGCTAATAGAGCTAAATCTTTCGGCTTACTCGGTGTTGAAACAGATGATGAAGGCAGAGCTCAAATCAAAGCATTCGTTGAAAAACCTAAATATACTGACAAATCACCTGAACCTGCTTCTTTCAACTCTGATGAAGAATATGAAGCAGCAATGGAAGAATTCGTTCAAGCTCAAACAGCAAAAGACCCTAACGGCGACAAATTCTTAGCTAACCCGGGCATGTACCTTATGAGCAAAGAAGCTGTTCAAGTTTTACGTGACAGCAAAGAAAAAGCTGGTTTGGGTGCTAACGTAATGCCTAAAATCGTTAATCTTTGTAACGAAGGTAAATTGTTGACAGAAGACGGCAAACCGATGAAAGTTTATACAGTTCCACTTCAAAGAGCTGACGGACAACTTGCATTCTGGGATGATATCGGAACTGCTGAAGCATATTTGAAAGTTATCAAAGATGTTGCCCACGAAACAAAAACAAAAGGCACAGGAACTGAAAATAAATTCTATGGCGTACCTGAATTTATCTTGAAAGACTTTGATAAAAACGTTGACTCTAAAAACAGCATCGTATTCCAATCAGATAAAGCTAGAGGCGATTTTGAAAACTTCAAAAACGAACTTGGCGTAACAATTGCTAAAGGTAACATTTTCGTAGCTGAATAG